The Ignavibacteriales bacterium genomic sequence TCCATCAATCGCTTCATGCTCAAGAATATCCAGAAGGGATAGAACTGCGTGATGGCGGGACGAGATTCTGCATGAGCCTGCCGCAAGCCGCAACAACATGTTCGACTGGAATCGTGCGCAAATCGTCGACATCCGTTACGAGAGTTTCGCTCAAGGAACCGTACGGCTCCCAGATTCGCAGGTCTCTGTCCGACTGCACGTAGAGAACAACAGAGGGGATAGAAAATGCCGCAGCAAGATGCACAGCCGAGGTATCCGGTGTAATCAGCAGCCACATACGCTGAACCAGCGCCGCAAACTGGTCAAATGTTTTCGTCTCTGCTGAGAGGACAACATCCGGGAAGGGTTGGACAATCGCCTCAGCAACAGCCTTATCGGAAGGTTGAAACAGGACCACAATGGGATGTTCACGTTGTTCAGTTCGCAACCAGCGAATCAACGACTGATAATGATCGGTTCCCCAGAAGCGAGTCCCTTCACCTGGAGAGATATTGATCGCGACAGTCTGTTTGCCTTGAATCGACTTCGCACTAAGAAACTGCGAAGCGAACTCTTTGCTCTCTTCGAGAACGCTATAGTGCACTTTGAGATCCAATGTCTCACGCTCCAGACCGAAAGCCGTCAGAAGTGCTGCCAGACGATCGATAATGTGGTAATCACGACGAGACAGGAGCGGGACAACTACGTCATACGCATACGCATTATTTTTCGACAACCCCACATTCCATTCCCCACCTGCCAGCATGCACAGAACCGTCGACGTCGCAGAAGGATTGTCCATCAGGTCGATAACGAAATTGTAACGTTCTCTCCTGATCAACCTGAGGATTTCGATGGCGCCCGCCAGCGTCTTCCGGTAGACCCACCGCTTCCTCACGAGAGGTTCATTGGACAACACGAAGTGATTATTGCTGCTCAGGAGAAAATCGATTGTCGAGTGAGGGTATTTCGATTTGAGGGCGTGGATAAGCGGCGTGGAGACAAGAACATCCCCGATGCGATCTTGCCGGACAAAAAGGTATTTCTTCGTTGCGAAGTCAAGAGAAGCAGGAAGGATTTTTCCTCTCCTCACGAACACGCCCAACACCAGGAGCAGAAGCCGGCGGAAGCCTATTTCGACTGGCTTCAGGAACTCCATCTACTGCTCCCCCCGTTTCTCTTTTTCATCGGAGAACTGGAGAGAATACAACCGCTTGTAGAGCCCCGAATCGTTTCGCAGCAGTTCATCGTGCGTTCCGCTCTCGGCAATCGAACCGCGTTCGAGAACGATGATTGTATCGCAGTGGTAAATGGTAGACAGACGATGCGCGATGATAATGGAGGTCCGCCCCTGCATCAGGCGGTCGAGGGCCTCCTGTACCATAAGCTCTGATTCGCTGTCGAGTGCCGAGGTCGCTTCATCGAGCAGAAGTATTTTCGGATCTCTCAGAATAGCCCGTGCGATCGCCAGGCGTTGCCGCTGACCGCCCGAGAGCTGCACACCGCGTTCCCCGATCTCCGTCTCGTAGCCGTGCTCCAGGTTCACGATGAAGGAGTGTGCGTTTGCCATGGTCGCGGCGTTGAGGATTTCTTTTTTGGTCGCGTCCAGCTTCCCGTAGCGGATATTCTCTTCGATCGTTCCTGCGAAAAGGACAACCTCTTGCGGGACGATTCCAATCTGCGACCGAAGGTCCGACAGGTTCATCTCCCGTATATCAACCCCATCGATCCGTATGCTCCCCGAGGTCAACTGATAGAATCGCGGAATGAGATTGATCAGAGTCGTCTTGCCGCCGCCGCTCGGTCCGACGAGAGCGACCTTTTCGCCTGGCTTCACGCTGAAGGTCACATGGGAAAGAGCCGGCGTTTCGGTGTTGTACGAGAACGAGACATCTTCAAACCGTACTTCCCCTCTCTCCACGACCGTCTTTCCTGGTTTCGCCTGTAGTTGTTCTTTCTCAAGATCCAGCATATCGAAGATCAACCCGGCCGAGACCAGAGTCTTCTGAATGCGTGCAACGTTCTCTCCGAGGGCCTTTACCGGTTTCGCCAGAAAATTAACGAGAATCAGGAACGTGATGACTGACTTCATATCCACTGTCCCCTGAAGAAACAAATAACCGGTAAAAACGACCAGCATTGAAGCTACAAAGGTATTGAAGAATTCATTCGTCGGGCTTAACAGCGCCATCGTGCGTACGATCTTCATCGAGTGGCGGTAGTTTTCCTCAACCTTCTTCCGAAATGTAGCACGTTCGTAATCCTCTCGTGTAAACGACTTCACAATGCGGATAGATGAAATCTTCTCCTGAAGAAACGCGGATATATCGGCAAGGGTATTTGTCAAATCCAGGCTGAAGGAACGGACTCTGTCGCCGAACTTTCGGGAGATGATGCCAGAGAACGAGAAGATCACGATCGTGAAGACCGCCAGCTGCCAATTGGAGAAGAACAGTGCGCCGGCGTAGATGAGGGAATACAGGAGGTTCTGGACGATTTCGACGGTGAGGTACAGTGATTGCTCCATGTTGTTGACGTCGTTCGTCAGTCTCGACATCACTCTGCCGGTCTTCTGCTGATCAAAATAACGAACTGGCAGGAGCAGCACAGTGTCAAACAGTTCAATCCTGAACGTCATCAGGATTTTCTGCTGAGCCGAGCTCATGACGTACTCGCGAATGTATACGAAGCAAACCTTGATGAGGATAATCGCGAGAAGGGCCCCGGCGAATGTCAGGATCAGCTGCATCGTCTCGCCGGATCCGTGAATGCTCAGCTGCGTGATGGTGTATCCGAGGACCTTCACCGGCATTTCGAGAATGATTCCGGCTCCCGATCCCACCATTTCTCCTATCTTCTGGAGAATCTCAACAAGCTGACCAATGAGGAATGCGGACACCGTGTCTGAAAGGCTCCACACCGCGACGGAGAAGAGACCGGCTCCGATCCTCAATTTGTATTGAAGGAAGTATCTGAGATAGCGAGAAAATACTTTCATTCCTTTAGTCCCAGTTCTATCGCCGCCTGCATCGCTCTCACCGCCCATGATCCCTGGCGATCTGCTCTGTGATGAGAAATCCGGACTTGTTTTTCGGCACACCCCGGGTGGTATTCATCATACCGGCATGGCGCTCTTTTTCTCGGAATAGACACTCTTCGAACAGTGAGCATTCACCACAGAGTGGATGAATTGCTTTGCACGTCTCGCGGCCGAACCTGATAAGGTTCACGTGAAAGGAATAGGCTCGACCCTTGGGGATGAGATTCTTCATTGCCTCGAATGTATCATCGGCCGTATTCGTTTTCACGAGACCCAGTCGATTGCAGATTCTGTGGATGTGCGTATCAACAGGGAAAACATCGCGTCCTAGAGAGAACACCAAAACGCATGCAGCTGTCTTCGTTCCCACCCCTTTCATGGACATCAGGTAGGACATTGTTTCTTCGTTTGACATTGGCCGCAGGAAATCGAGTTCGTAGGCCCCTCGCTTCTCGTGAATCAGGCGGAGAATTTCCCGAATCCGCTGGGCTTTCTGGTCTTTCAGCCCTCCGACTTTGATCGAGCGGGCGATTGCACCCGGCGAAGCGGAAGCCACCTTTTTCCAGGAGGAGAACTGTTTCCTCAGACTCAGCCAGGCCCTGTAGCTATTCTGATCATTCGTGTTCTGCGAAAGGAGCGTCGCAATAAGCGTATCGAGCGGATTGGATCGTTTTCGCTGTTTGGCAGGCGTGCCGAAAAGCCGCTCCAATGCCTCGACGACATGCCGGATACGAAGTGGGTGAGCGGCGAAGGAACGAGCCATCAGCAATCACTTCCCTTTGTTCCGTAATTGGCACGATTCGCACTCACAGAGAGACCGGAGATGTTCCCACGTGTAGATCCCCGTTTGATGCCCGTCCGCCCAGGACATGGACAACGCGTACGAGCCAACCTGGTTCGCTCCGACAAGCTTGTACTTGCCGGGCATCTCGGGAGTTTCCATGGGGGCGTAGGTTTTCAAAAGGACGGTCTCTCCCTGGCAGCCAGCACAAGGGCAATTGTCCCGAAGCGTTCTGAGCAAAGTGGCGCCGGAGTGGCCATCATCCCACGCCAGGAGCAGGATATCTGCCTGCGTCTGTTGATCGACTGTGAGTTTGATCTGAGTTGGAATCACAAGGAACTGGCCTGACAAGATGTGCTTGCTCACAAGGAAAGAAAAAAAGGACAACCTGAGAGATTGTCCTTCCACTTTCCTTGGCTTAAGCCGGAGATCATACGATTTGTTGGTGGACCGTACCGGGCTCGAACCGGTGACCTCCACAATGCCATTGTGGCGCTCTCCCAAACTGAGCTAACGGCCCGCACTACTGAACAAAATATACCCAAAGAGGTCAGCAAAGTCAACGAGAAATTTCTTGCCGCATGGCAGGCTTTTGAGTAATTTACAGCACGAGATTCAAAAGGAATCCGGGAAAACCGCCAGCGCCAGGAATTTGATCCGTACGACAGAGATGAACAGACCAAGACCATTGATGAGTCACCTTCTTGTCGCTATCGCAGCGGCAATGAGCCTTTCTTCCTGCAAGGATGAGATCACGGATCCCAACGTGAATCCGATCGTTTTCCCTGATTCAAACGTGAGTTACTCGAAGCACGTTGACCCTTTGTTTCAGCAGAGGTGCGCGATCAGCGGATGCCACGCTGGAAGTTCTTCACAAGGAGGCCTCGACCTTTTTGCTCCATCGTATTCGAGCCTTATCAATCACCAGCCCCGTTTGGTGATTTCCGGTGTCAGCAACAACAGCCTTCTGCTCCAACGAATCGACGGGCGTCTCGCTCCCCAGATGCCGTACATGAGTCAGCCCTTGAACGCGAATCAGATCAACGGTATTAAGAAATGGATTGATGAGGGGGCAAAAAACAACTGAGTTCGACGAAATACTGCTACCGATCTGTCTTCTCCGTCCGGATGTCCCTGCCCCAATTGAGCTTCTTCCGCAACAAATCATAGTAGCTCGTATTGCGCCTTTTTATCAGCCTGGCGATATATGGAGCCTTCTTCACGCGGATTTCCATTGGCGGGCGAATGAGGAGTTCATCCTGCCCGTCAGCCGTTAGATGGGCCTTCGTCTTTGCAGATGCAACCTTGATCCGGATTACAGCGTCGTCAGGAACGATAACCGGTCTGGCCGTCAAGGTGTGTGGGCAAATTGGACTTATGGTAATGGATTTGTTGTGTGGGGTAACAATGGGACCACCGTTGGACAGAGCGTATGCGGTGGAGCCTGTTGGAGTCGAAACTATCACGCCGTCTGCAGTGAATGTGGCGAGGTACTCCCCATTGACAAACGTCTCCAAATCGAGAACTCGCGAAGTTCCGAACTTATTAACTACAATATCATTCAAAGCAAGATAAGTTTTTGAATTCTTAGAGGTTGAAGCCTGCAGCATCATTCTTTCTACAACGAAGTAGTCGCCCTTTAAGACCTCCGTGAGGCAGTCATCCAGGTCATCTACTGAAACCTCAGCAAGGAAACCAAGCTTCCCGAGATTGACACCCAGGATCGGAGTTCCCTTTTCAGCAACCTGCCGGGCAAATCTGAGAATCGTTCCGTCTCCGCCGAGCGAAACAAGAATGTCACCAGCCGAACTGAGTTTCTTGTCTGAGACAGTCTTGTATGATAGTCTCGCCCGGAATCGACGGCGCAGGACGCTCGCCAGAGAGCGCTCGACGGCGCATTCGACCCCTTCAGCGTGGAGGCGTTCAAGAACCTTCTGGGCGATTTTCGGGACACCTTCTTTTCGGAGGTTGCCCGCGATGACGAAACGCATCGTTAATCTTTCTTTTCTGGTAATGGGTCAGCCTGAGCGACAGGCTTCTGCTTCTTGTCTTTATCAAGCTCCTCAACGTAATTGAGCTTGAGTTCCTTTATGACATTTGCCAAGAACCGGGTTTCCTCATCTGAGAGGTTTCCCTTCGTTTTGGATGAGAGGGCATCAAGCGTATCGATGACGAATTGCGCTTGATCCAAGCTCCGCTCGATCTTGTCTGAAATCGGATTCTTGGTTTTTCCCATGTGCTGCATTGCTGCGGCGTGGAACATAAGGACGAGTCCCATGAACAAAGCAGTCTCTTTTTCACTGTCAGCCATTAAGGTTTACCCCTTTCAATACCGGTAGATAGCTCCCAAAGCTTAGCATATTTTGTGAATACATAACAGGAGGAGAGGACGCTCAAAATGAACCCCTGGATGCCATCCAGGAATCCCAGTTTCACGACATACATGCGCACGAAAACCCAGACAGGTCTCACGACAAGCTGGCTAATCCGAAATGCCGCCTTCTTCCCCATCAACTCGTCTGCAGCAAGAGATGTATAACGGTTAAATTTCTCAAAATAGTGCCATAAGTTTGGATCAGTGTAGTGAAGCAGATCGAACCGCAATTTGCCCACAGCACCACTAAACTCGAAACGCTCGTGCACCTTGTTGTCGGAGAACCGGCCAGCACCAGGTTTGAATAGCCTGGCGACGTAGCCCGGGTACCATCCACAATGACGAATCCACTTTCCAAGGAAGAACGCCTTCCTCGGAATTTCATATACCGTAAACGGAGTTACCGCTTGATCCATAACAGCTTGGATCTCCTTACCTAAGTCATCCGTTACGCGTTCATCAGCATCCAACCAAAGCACCCAGTCCCCCCTGCAATGTTCCAGGGCAAAGTTCTTTGAGGCTCCGTACCCTTCCCAAGGCTTCACGAAGACCTTCTCAGTGAACTTCCTCGCGAGCTCGAGGGTCTTGTCAGTGCTCCCACCATCCACAAGGACGATTTCATAAGCCCAACGGACAGAATTCAGGCATTCTTCGATGTTCCGCTCTTCGTTTTTGGTGATTACTATAACCGACAATGAACTCAAGAGGAATGGCTCCCTAGGATCCGACGACGATATTCACCAGCTTGTTCTTGACGACGATAGTACGAACGACCTTCTTGCCGGCAAGAAACTTCTGCGTATTGACATCCTGATTTGCCAAGCGCTCAAGGTCTTCATCACTTGTCCCTTGAGCAACAAGCAGCTTACCTCTTACTTTTCCATTGACTTGCAGGACCACCTCAACCATATCCTCGATTGTTTTTGTGAGTCGAAACAATGGCCAAGGTTCGTATGCGAGTGAACTCGGATGTCCGATAACCTGCCAGAGTTCCTCTGAGACGTGAGGGGCAAAGGGAGCAAGGAGCAGGACGAATTGCTCCATCTCTCTCAGAGGCAACACAGGCAGCTTGTATGCCTCATTAACGAAGATCATGAGCTGAGAAATTGCAGTGTTGAACCGAAGCCCTTCGATATCCTCCCCTACTTTCTTGACGGTTTGATGGTACAACCGCTCGAATTCCGGCGAAGGAGCTCCTTTGACAATAGCAGGGTTTAGCTTACCCGACTCATCAACGAAGAGACGCCAGACCCGGTTCAGGAAGCGAAAAACTCCTTCGACGCCTCGGGTATTCCATGGCTTCATCTCCTCGAGAGGCCCCATGAACATCTCGAACAGGCGCATCGAATCAGCCCCGTACTGGGAAATGACATCGTCAGGGTTCACGACGTTACCACGCGATTTCGACATCTTGCGGGAATCCTCACCAAGGATAATCCCCTGGTGCCTCAATCGGGTAAAAGGTTCCTTCGTGCTGACGAAACCCAGATCAAAAAGGATCTTGTGCCAGAATCGTGCGTACATCAGGTGCAGGACAGCATGCTCTGATCCACCGACATAGAGATCGATGGGCATCCAGTAGCGCTCCTTCGCGGGAGAGCAGAACTCATTACTATTGGACGGGTCCATGAAACGAAGGTAGTACCAGCACGAACCTGCCCACTGGGGCATCGTGTTGGTTTCCCTCCGCCCCTTCAAGCCGGTATTCTGATCTGTCACATTGACCCATTCTGTGGCCAACGCGAGCGGAGATTCCGTAGTCCCGCTCGGCTGAAATTTCTTCAGATCCGGCAGCAGGAGCGGCAATTCGCTCTCCGGAATCGCAGTCATCGTGCCGTCATCCAAATGAACGATCGGGATAGGTTCTCCCCAGTAACGTTGCCGCGAAAACAGCCAATCGCGCAGCTTGAATTGCACGGTCGGTTTTCCAAGTTTCTTTTTTTGGAGCCAGGACGCAATTGCCTTTTTTGCCTCTTCCGTTGGCATTCCGTTCAACGAAAGCTCATCGTTCGCCGAGTTGATGCTTGTACCGCCATCGGTGAATATCTCCAGTGCTTCCGGTCCGCCATCGACAACTTTGACGATCGGCAGATTGAATTTCTTCGCGAACTCTGCATCGCGCTCGTCGTGACCCGGAACAGCCATGATCGCACCCGTTCCATAGCCCATCAGGACATAATCCGCAATCCATATGGGTATCTCCTTCCCTGTTGCGGGATTGATCGCGTGAGCTCCGATCGATACGCCGGATTTGTCCTTCTCGATGCCGCGCTCAAGCTCCGATTTATGAGCGGCTTGCTTCTGATACGCCCGCACCGTCTCACGCATTGATGCAGTTGTCAGGTTCTCGACCAACGGATGTTCGGGTGCCAAGACCATGTACGTTGCTCCGAACAACGTATCCGCACGGGTCGTGAAGACGCGCAGTTTCTCAGCACTACCCTTGATTGCGAAGTCAATCTCCGCTCCCTCCGATCGGCCGATCCAATTCCTTTGCTGCTCCATCGTAGAAACCGGCCAGTCGAGTTCCTTGGCATCCTCGAGCAGGCGCTCAGCATACGCCGTAATCCGCATCATCCATTGGCGCATCGGGCGGCGCTCAACCGTATAGCCTTTTTCGGTCCACTCGGCGACTTCTTCATTCGCCAACACTGTTCCCAGTGCTTCGCACCAATTGACAGGTATCTCGGCGATGAACGCAAGGCGATACTTCGCTATGAAGTCGTGCTGGTCCTTCCGCGATTTCTTCCTCCACTCTTCTGCTGTAAACGGTTCGTCTGCCTCCAGACCTGCAGATCCGCCTGCAAGAAGTTCCTGTTCCAGTGTCTCAATAGGTCTCGCCTTTTTGACTCTCGTGTCAAACCACGAGTTGTAGATCTTCAGAAATATCCACTGCGTCCATCGGTAGTAATGAGGATCGGTTGTATTGACTTCCCGGGACCAGTCATAGCTCAAACCCAGCATCTTGATCTGGCGCCTGAAGGTGGAAATATTTGCTTCCGTCGTCACGCGCGGATGTATGTTGGTCTGCATTGCATAGCGCTCGGCTGGTAAGCCGAAGGCATCCCACCCCATCGGATGCAAAACATGGAGTCCCTGCATCCGCTTGTACCTGCACAGAATGTCTGTCGCGGTATATCCCTCCGGGTGGCCTACATGCAGGCCTGCGCCCGACGGATACGGGAACATGTCCAGGACGTATACCTTGGGCTTATCGGAAGAATCATCCACTCTAAACGTCTGATGCTCATCCCAGTAGGTTTGCCACTTCTTTTCGATTTCCAGGAACTGGTACTTCATTCGATCTTGAAATCCTTTCTGACCAAGGCCTTCCTCATTCGTGCGGTGCGATCAAAGAGCAGAAGAACCCAACAAGCGCTTTGTCCGAAATTACCGCACACAGCTATTCCAATGTAGCAAATAGGTGCTCCAATTTCAACGAAGTTGCGGGGTTCAAAGCGGGAATGCGGCGGGAGGAAGCGATGCGGCGTTTCTAGATCGCCTTCAAAACAAGCATGGTGATGTCGTCTGATTGCGGCGTGTCCTGCGTATGGGCCTCGAGGGCAGTCTGAATTTCTGCGATAATCCTGGCGGGAGATTGCGTTCGGACTTTTCGCAGAACCTGCTCGAGCCGCTCCTCTGTGAAATCTTCTTCCTGACCGTTCATTGCTTCACTGACTCCATCGGTGAACATCACGATGACATCGCCGGAGGAAAGCGACACACTCCCCTCCTGATATGGCGTCATTGTCTTCATGAGACCAAGGATGATTCCACCGATATCAAGCCGCTGAACGGATCCATCGGCTTTCAACAAAAAGGGCGGATTGTGGCCGGCATTGACGTACCGGAACTCACGTGTCTTGGTATAGAGCGATCCCCAAAAGAACGTAATGAACTTATCCTGCCCTGTATTGGCGCATGTCAAATCGTTGATGCGAGCCGTTGCCGCGGGGAGCGACATTCCCATGGGGGCAAATGCCCGAAGCGAAGCCTGCACGTTGGCCATCAACAGAGCAGCCGGTGTACCCTTCCCCGAGACATCTCCGATTGCGAGGATGAACTCTTCCCAGTGGATCGGCACGACATCATAGTAGTCTCCACCCACCTGCAGCGAGGTGATATTGACGGCAGAGACTTCGAAACCAGGGATTTTGGGAATCGACGCAGGCAGCAATCCCTGCTGTATCTCGCGCGCAATCGCAAGCTCATCTTCGAGCCGCTGCTTCTCAATTGCGTCGCGAAACAGCCGGGCGTTTTCGATGGAGATAATGGCTAGGTTCGCCAGCGAATACAGGAATTCAAGATCCGCCTTTGCGTACTGGCCGCCCCTGAGTTTTTCTCCCAGCAAAACGGCGCCCTTGACCTGGTTCTGGATATGCATGGGGATGACGGCCACGATGCCGACTCGTTGGAGTTGTTCCGCCGCCGCAGCGAAACGCTTCTGGCGAAAGAGATTCTCCACAAGATCGGCCCCCTTCAAACTGCACAGCTGCTTCAACGTTTCCGGAGAGCCAAGTTCCTGGTCCAGCTTCGACGCCATGATCTTGAGCTTGCCGTTGTCCTCAAGGCAGAATGCGTAACGGTTAACCCCGACCTGCCCCAGCAGAGAAAATGTGAGGAGGCGGATGACCTTCTCTGCGTCCAGTATAACGTTGAACTCCTTGCTAAGATCGAACAGCGTGTTGAGTTCCTGATACTTTCTATCGAGGCTGCGATTGACGTCGCGCAATTGTTCGATCATCACAGCCTTTTCTATAGCGGCGGCGGAGAGGTTTACCAGCGAATTAATCAACTGGTGTTCCGCCTTGGAATACCGCTTGCCTCCCAGGCGTTCTCCGAGGCTGAGCAAACCTACAACCCTTCTCTGGGACAGGATCGGCACGAGGAGTTTCTGTCCTCTCTCCCTGAAAAAAGCCGCCCAAGATTTCGATGCGCCCGCGCGATCGGTGTAATCGATTCCCCGAATCGGGCCCTCAATGCACACCATTTGTCCGACCGTTTCCTGACCCAATCCTTTCGCATTCACAACCTCGAACTCCCCGGGGTCCTTCTTCAGCAATACCATTCCCTTCGCAACGAGCATCTTGCCCATCACGGTCAAGAGGACCGTCCCGAGAATGAACTTGAGATCCACAGACGAATTGACGACGTTGCTGAATTCAAACAGGGCGAGGACGTCGGATGCGCCGCGTTTCTCTGATGTCAGAGAACGTGCGGTGCGCGCTGACGGGGTGTGTCCTTTTGAAGAGGATTTAGGAATGTGCTCGCGATTCACTGTTGGACAAGTACTTGGTAAGCCGGACTTCGTTTCGCTTTCCCGGCGCATACTTGTATTCAACTTTGTCCATGAGGGTTCGCATCAGGTAGATGCCCAAACCCCCGCGCCGGTAGTGACTCAGGTGCTGTTTCAGATCAGGAAGTGTCGCTGCAGAAGGATTGAACGCTTTGCCGTCGTCGATGACAGTAATCTGAAGACGGTCTTTTTCATGCCGGATGACAATCTCAATTGAGCGGTCAGGCGCATACTGGTAAGCGTGCTTGATGACGTTCGTGCACGCTTCATCTACTGCAAGGACGATCTTCGATGCCTCTTCTTCGCCGAACCCAAAGTGGCGGGCAGCGTTCAGAACAAACTCCCTCACTTCCAGGAGATTGTCTGTCCGGCTTTCGATCGTCTTTGTCAGTTTTTGAGCCCTACCGGCCATAATGAAAGACACTTTTCATGGTGAAGTGTTTGTCGCTGGTCGACTACGGATTCTTCTGGGATCGAAAACGAACGATCGCCTCTTGCTCGTCCTTATAGATCTCGTACAGAATCGGAAAACCGAGCAGATCGAAGACGTTGTACACTTTCGGAGACATGTTCGAAAGCTTGATGTCTCCACTGTTCTTACGCACGTCTTCGATGAATGCCATGAACACACCCAAACCCGCACTGCTAATATAGGTGAGGTCTTTGCAGTTTACGATGATATTGTATCGCCTGTCCGTCAACAGCTTCTGGAAGGCGGATTCTAAATCCGGGGCTGTGTGGGCGTCGAGATACCCCTTCAGATCAATCACACTCACGCCTTCTCCGTCTCGCTGGTGGACCCTGAAATCAGCCATGGTGGTTTGCTCCTTCTTGTTTCGATAGAATTACATATCGCCTACCCACACACATCTCACATCTCCATCTTCCGGGTTGACGGGATCCAGGTTGATCTTCACTCATACAATTTTCACCACCACGAGCGTCATATCATCCGCATACGAAGAATTGCCCGTGTAGTTGCGAACTTCCTGGAGTATTGAATTCTTGATAGATTCAGCTGAATTGGACCGGCTGTGAAGAGCAACATCGACGATTCGGTCGTACCCGAATTCTTCGCCTTCCGAATTTCGCGACTCGCTCAGTCCGTCTGTGTAGAATATACAAATATCTCCGATTCGAAGCGTGATCGACATCTCCTCCGTCGACTCTTCGAAAATCTTTTCATGGGTTAATCCAAGCCCGAGACCGGAGGGACGGACCATCCGTGGTGTCTCACCCGAGATATGGATCATGGGACAATGACCAGCCCGGGCAAGCGTCACATTCGATTTCGACGTATCGAAAATCGCATAGAGCAAACTGATGAAAGCGTTTCGTTCAAGACTTTCAACCAAGGCTTGGTTTGCACTCAGGAGGAGTTCCTTCGGCGACCCCGCTACACGGCTCAACGCCTGGAAGATCCCTTTCACCTCCGCCATATAGAAAGCAGCGGAGACCCCTTTGCCTGACACGTCTCCGACGACAACACCAAGCCTGTCGGAACCGAGGGCCATAAAATCATAATAATCTCCCCCAACTTCAAGTGACGGCTCGGAGACCGCCGCGACATCGAGCGACGCGAAAGTCGGGATCCTTTGCGGCAAGAGCCTTTTCTGCATTTGCTGCGCAACCATCATTTCCTGCTGGAATCTCTCACGTTCGAGCGATTTTGCGATTAGCTTGGAGTTCTCAATCGCAATGGTGACGTGGTCCGCAAACGTCGTGAGCACATCGATATCATCCTGATCGAAGCCGTACTGGAACTCCTTCGTTGCGTGCAGAAACCCAATTAATTCTTCATGTGAGACAAGCGGGACGACAATGACCGATCCCACAGGCATTTCAAGGTTCTTGATGTGCTTTGTCCTTCGATCACTGCCTACGTCTTCGATGACGAGCGGACGCTTCGAATCAATGACAAATTGCCTGAGCGAAACCTCACTGTTGACCGCGATCGATTCAATCTGCTGCCGGGTCGTGTTCTTCAGGGAGACAACCTCGACGAACACCTCGCCCTGCTCGTTGCGTCCCTTGATCAGTTCGAGCCACGCGCTATTCGCTCCAACGACCTCGAGAGTCATGCCGGTGACACTGTCCACGAGAT encodes the following:
- a CDS encoding NAD(+)/NADH kinase, whose protein sequence is MRFVIAGNLRKEGVPKIAQKVLERLHAEGVECAVERSLASVLRRRFRARLSYKTVSDKKLSSAGDILVSLGGDGTILRFARQVAEKGTPILGVNLGKLGFLAEVSVDDLDDCLTEVLKGDYFVVERMMLQASTSKNSKTYLALNDIVVNKFGTSRVLDLETFVNGEYLATFTADGVIVSTPTGSTAYALSNGGPIVTPHNKSITISPICPHTLTARPVIVPDDAVIRIKVASAKTKAHLTADGQDELLIRPPMEIRVKKAPYIARLIKRRNTSYYDLLRKKLNWGRDIRTEKTDR
- a CDS encoding DUF971 domain-containing protein, coding for MSGQFLVIPTQIKLTVDQQTQADILLLAWDDGHSGATLLRTLRDNCPCAGCQGETVLLKTYAPMETPEMPGKYKLVGANQVGSYALSMSWADGHQTGIYTWEHLRSLCECESCQLRNKGK
- a CDS encoding glycosyltransferase family 9 protein; amino-acid sequence: MEFLKPVEIGFRRLLLLVLGVFVRRGKILPASLDFATKKYLFVRQDRIGDVLVSTPLIHALKSKYPHSTIDFLLSSNNHFVLSNEPLVRKRWVYRKTLAGAIEILRLIRRERYNFVIDLMDNPSATSTVLCMLAGGEWNVGLSKNNAYAYDVVVPLLSRRDYHIIDRLAALLTAFGLERETLDLKVHYSVLEESKEFASQFLSAKSIQGKQTVAINISPGEGTRFWGTDHYQSLIRWLRTEQREHPIVVLFQPSDKAVAEAIVQPFPDVVLSAETKTFDQFAALVQRMWLLITPDTSAVHLAAAFSIPSVVLYVQSDRDLRIWEPYGSLSETLVTDVDDLRTIPVEHVVAACGRLMQNLVPPSRSSIPSGYS
- a CDS encoding ABC transporter ATP-binding protein — its product is MKVFSRYLRYFLQYKLRIGAGLFSVAVWSLSDTVSAFLIGQLVEILQKIGEMVGSGAGIILEMPVKVLGYTITQLSIHGSGETMQLILTFAGALLAIILIKVCFVYIREYVMSSAQQKILMTFRIELFDTVLLLPVRYFDQQKTGRVMSRLTNDVNNMEQSLYLTVEIVQNLLYSLIYAGALFFSNWQLAVFTIVIFSFSGIISRKFGDRVRSFSLDLTNTLADISAFLQEKISSIRIVKSFTREDYERATFRKKVEENYRHSMKIVRTMALLSPTNEFFNTFVASMLVVFTGYLFLQGTVDMKSVITFLILVNFLAKPVKALGENVARIQKTLVSAGLIFDMLDLEKEQLQAKPGKTVVERGEVRFEDVSFSYNTETPALSHVTFSVKPGEKVALVGPSGGGKTTLINLIPRFYQLTSGSIRIDGVDIREMNLSDLRSQIGIVPQEVVLFAGTIEENIRYGKLDATKKEILNAATMANAHSFIVNLEHGYETEIGERGVQLSGGQRQRLAIARAILRDPKILLLDEATSALDSESELMVQEALDRLMQGRTSIIIAHRLSTIYHCDTIIVLERGSIAESGTHDELLRNDSGLYKRLYSLQFSDEKEKRGEQ
- a CDS encoding endonuclease III; translation: MARSFAAHPLRIRHVVEALERLFGTPAKQRKRSNPLDTLIATLLSQNTNDQNSYRAWLSLRKQFSSWKKVASASPGAIARSIKVGGLKDQKAQRIREILRLIHEKRGAYELDFLRPMSNEETMSYLMSMKGVGTKTAACVLVFSLGRDVFPVDTHIHRICNRLGLVKTNTADDTFEAMKNLIPKGRAYSFHVNLIRFGRETCKAIHPLCGECSLFEECLFREKERHAGMMNTTRGVPKNKSGFLITEQIARDHGR
- a CDS encoding DUF1844 domain-containing protein, with the protein product MADSEKETALFMGLVLMFHAAAMQHMGKTKNPISDKIERSLDQAQFVIDTLDALSSKTKGNLSDEETRFLANVIKELKLNYVEELDKDKKQKPVAQADPLPEKKD
- a CDS encoding glycosyltransferase family 2 protein — encoded protein: MSSLSVIVITKNEERNIEECLNSVRWAYEIVLVDGGSTDKTLELARKFTEKVFVKPWEGYGASKNFALEHCRGDWVLWLDADERVTDDLGKEIQAVMDQAVTPFTVYEIPRKAFFLGKWIRHCGWYPGYVARLFKPGAGRFSDNKVHERFEFSGAVGKLRFDLLHYTDPNLWHYFEKFNRYTSLAADELMGKKAAFRISQLVVRPVWVFVRMYVVKLGFLDGIQGFILSVLSSCYVFTKYAKLWELSTGIERGKP